The following proteins are co-located in the Paludibaculum fermentans genome:
- a CDS encoding PEP-CTERM sorting domain-containing protein, producing MWTQRQEIPDRLVFPYSVVPGGVETPEEVLSAAQRDPLVAAHYRGFDFERALVTTLHEPRLAYVSYRLNGKIYWTRKKLTIAAGERVITDGTNYIRSRCGNRLIDAPQTQFSLLEPPEDVLNTPELPILALTMPYPGPPPEMAPPSETPAGVPPGAVPPDFYPPGPYPTGPTGGGFIIPPVPCCGWFVPPPPGTVPPPTTPPVIPPPPVTPPPVTPPPVTPPPVTPPPTTPPVNPPPVNPPPVNPPPVNPPPVNPPPVNPPPVNPPPVNPPPVNPPPVNPPPVNPPPVTPPPVNPPPVNPPPVTPPPVTPPPLTPPVGPPPVTPPPVGPPPVEPPPVNPPPVEPPPVIPPPNPIPEPSTYGLVAAGLAVLAWSARRRGK from the coding sequence ATGTGGACGCAGCGGCAGGAAATCCCTGATCGCCTGGTGTTCCCCTACTCCGTTGTGCCTGGCGGCGTGGAGACACCGGAGGAGGTTCTCTCCGCCGCCCAGCGCGACCCCCTCGTCGCGGCGCACTACCGCGGCTTCGATTTCGAACGGGCGTTGGTCACCACGTTGCACGAGCCGCGCCTCGCCTACGTCTCCTACCGCCTGAACGGCAAGATCTACTGGACCAGGAAGAAGCTCACCATCGCAGCCGGCGAACGCGTGATCACTGACGGCACCAACTATATCCGCAGCCGCTGCGGCAACCGCCTGATCGACGCCCCACAGACGCAATTCAGTCTCCTGGAGCCGCCGGAAGACGTCCTGAATACGCCCGAATTGCCGATCCTGGCCCTGACCATGCCCTATCCCGGACCGCCGCCGGAAATGGCCCCGCCCTCGGAGACGCCCGCCGGTGTCCCGCCCGGCGCTGTGCCACCCGACTTCTATCCGCCCGGTCCCTATCCGACCGGTCCCACCGGCGGAGGTTTCATCATCCCACCCGTGCCTTGCTGCGGCTGGTTTGTTCCGCCTCCGCCGGGCACGGTTCCGCCGCCCACCACACCGCCGGTGATTCCACCGCCACCTGTGACGCCGCCGCCCGTGACGCCTCCACCGGTCACGCCGCCGCCGGTGACCCCTCCGCCGACGACACCGCCGGTGAACCCTCCACCTGTCAATCCGCCCCCGGTGAATCCACCTCCAGTGAATCCGCCGCCGGTCAACCCGCCGCCAGTCAATCCGCCACCAGTGAATCCACCTCCGGTCAACCCGCCGCCGGTGAATCCACCACCAGTGAACCCACCTCCGGTGAATCCTCCGCCGGTGACGCCGCCACCTGTGAATCCGCCTCCGGTCAATCCGCCTCCGGTGACGCCGCCTCCGGTGACACCCCCGCCGCTCACACCGCCGGTAGGGCCGCCGCCTGTGACGCCTCCTCCAGTCGGGCCACCCCCGGTCGAGCCGCCACCGGTGAATCCGCCGCCCGTGGAACCACCGCCGGTGATTCCGCCGCCGAACCCGATTCCTGAGCCGTCCACATACGGCTTGGTCGCCGCAGGGCTCGCGGTCCTGGCATGGTCGGCTCGCCGCCGCGGGAAATAG